In one Bosea sp. RAC05 genomic region, the following are encoded:
- a CDS encoding c-type cytochrome codes for MRQLAYAAAAAVVTLLPAMAQAQDLAAGEKVFLQCRTCHQVGETAKNAVGPALNGLFDNRKAGTAAGYSYSAAYKSLDKVWSEDNFRVYIKDPRGVTPGTKMIYPGLKDDAQITNLIAYLKQFGPDGKKK; via the coding sequence ATGAGACAGCTTGCCTACGCAGCCGCAGCCGCCGTCGTCACCCTCCTCCCCGCCATGGCACAGGCGCAGGATCTCGCCGCCGGTGAGAAGGTCTTTCTGCAATGCCGGACCTGCCACCAGGTCGGCGAAACCGCCAAGAACGCCGTCGGCCCGGCGCTCAACGGCCTGTTCGACAACCGCAAGGCCGGTACCGCCGCAGGCTATAGCTATTCGGCGGCCTACAAGTCGCTCGACAAGGTCTGGAGCGAGGACAATTTCCGCGTCTACATCAAGGACCCGCGCGGCGTGACGCCGGGGACGAAGATGATCTATCCGGGCCTCAAGGACGACGCCCAGATCACCAACCTGATCGCCTATCTCAAGCAGTTCGGGCCGGACGGCAAGAAGAAGTAA